The Bos indicus x Bos taurus breed Angus x Brahman F1 hybrid chromosome 11, Bos_hybrid_MaternalHap_v2.0, whole genome shotgun sequence sequence TCTGTATTACAACATTCATCCCAGGAAGTGGACCCTGGTAAGttattaaaatttccaaaatccCACTGCATTCATGTGCATTTGTGTTTTGGAGAGgatgtatttcttaaaatattttaaaagttgagaagTAGATGTAATTAGTTCCCAGAATAAGGGTCAAAGCTACCTCAGAATGGGCTTTCTGGAAGACTTCCATCCATCACCAGCTTTCTCAGAATTGCAGATGTCTTAAGTCCTACCTTAACCTAATAAAGTAGGCgcagaggatttttaaaaatcagcattttttaaaaagtgtttaattGGGCTTTTTCAAGTCTAAAGTATCTTTGGCACGGTTGACTAAACTTATGATTTAGCAgtgagcttttttttcctttggttctgTTATTCAGAATCCACTTTGTGTATAGGAATAATCCATCATTCAGACTTTATATTGGTCTTCCGGTAGTGAAGTATTGTAGCAGTTACCCATATGTTTAAGGCCAGCATGATCACGAAACGTGTAAGAACTGAAAtcagtcaaaaaagaaaagtgtgtaTTAAATACTGTTTTCACATAAAATCACCACCTTCTCTAAGTAGAAGCCTAAATAGGCTTAACGTTGCCTACCCACCACCCAAAAGGAAACAGAACTATGGATCATGTCAATGTTAGTGCAGCTGTGGCTCCAAATATTTCTGGGGGAGAAATGGTCTTATCATTACTACCTCTGGCCACTTGGCCTGACTTCATGAATAATTTCATCTTAAATGCTTAATTTGGAGGAATCTGACTGTGGTTGGTAAATgctacaactttttaaaaacctgttatcattttttaagtcttaaggGTGGTGGTATCTTAGAAAATTCCATGTTAATTAAGCAAAAAGTGGTACACTGCAATCAGTTAAGATAATTCTGAAAAATGTCAaggtatgttttatattaaagtAACCATGACAATGTGGCTttttgttaaaaaggaaaaaataatctcaATGACTTGATGAACACTCCTGATAAATAAGGTTTATGAGACTTAATGTGTCTTTGGGGTTGTAAAACACTTTTAAGATAGATGAACTGTTTTTAAGAGATTATTCTCAGATATACTGGTCACTTTCATGAACAGCTGTCACCTTAGATATAAAACAAATCACAATTAGAAAATTCTTGaccttttaaaatcaatttttaatatgaaatttgTTTTGTTATTCAATTATGGTTTGACTCTCCTTTGCAAGCAGAGAATTCACATCCTGTAGGGAAGCCTCAGGTTTCTCCCTTCCCCACTTGACTCAGGTATACACTCTGGCCAGACACTTTTCAACCCTTCTCTCAGAGCTAATGTAAAGTACTTGAGCCAAAGATAAAACCCTGGGATGGGACTAGCAAATGCATCCTGCTGCTTTGTGGCACTATGTCTCagataaaatgaacttatttaaaaggTCTACACACCAAGGACACATTTCTAGTCTTCATAGAATAAATCTCCCTAcctgttttaataatttttccaaaCATTTATATGCTTGAAAACTCAGCCTAAGGAATGAACGACATTCTCTTTAACCCAAGTTTGTTTTCTCCTCCATCATGGTAAccctttaaaaataacagaacaaGGAATGGAGTAAAATGATTGTGTCACTCCCGATCCTGCTGCCTGTGGGCAGTTCTCTGAGGCTCcctgccattgccttccctcTCATTAGACTCAACCTGGGGCTCTCCCGCCAGCCCTGCTGGTGTTGCTCCATCCTCCTTGCTCACAACCTCCGTATGTGCTGCTCCTTGTTAACAGTCTCTTCGCTCCTCATCCCTCTCCCCTTCAAATTCATCTTCCCAGCTCCCTCCAACTATGTCAGGCTTCCTTGTTAGGTGCTCATCCTGTCCTCATTCGAAacactttacaatatttttcaaacattgtGTGATGACCTCACTCGTCATTTCCACTGCTAGAGTGGAAGCTTTATGAAGATAGGAATCGACTATCTTGTGCATGTTCTATCTTGGATATGGCAAGAGGGTGCTTAGCACTATACATGGAGACTGATGAGGGCCTGCAGTATACTGCAGCTGGCTTCCAGTGGGGCTAAACTGGCTCCGTTAAACCCCAAGATAATTTACAAGTGAAGGAGGCAGATGGCGTAAAGTTCAAAGAGGACGTGGGCAGAAAAATATTGTGCTTACTTGTAAGATCATTGGTGGTCATTAAAGTTGTCATTATTCTTGCTGTAAAAGAAAGATTTCAGCAATAAATATCAACTTCTCAGACATTTCAGTACTTAgcaaatatctttccattttaaatacaggaaTACACGCTAACTGTTCTTGAAAGATCTGAGTAGAAGAGAACCCTGGATGGAGAAGCTAGTAGTTTAAGATTTTAGAAGAAACATGAAAAAGTATAATTCAAATATCAACAATTAGTAAATCTAGTGAATGTAATAGctctggatattttaaaaatgttcctaCCTAGAGTATACATTCATTTTAGGTAGTTCCTGCAAGAATCCAAATGAACAGCGGAAATTCTAAAGTTGAGACCAAACACACTATGGCTCCAGGAAAACTCCACTGCTGCAAATTATGTTCATTCACAAAAGTCAATGTACGATTCTCATCTCTTCAATTTATTACATCATAAACATTCATATGTTTAAAACAAGTTAGTGGATTTAATATAATCAACTTGATGCTTTGCAAACATCAGGAGGACTGTTAATAATAGGTCATATTTTTGGAGAAAAGtgtccttttacatttttttagcaACTGAAATACAGATCTTGCAAAAAATGGAGAGTGGTGTGCACGAAATCAGTCTTATAAATAAGGATACACTAGAGATTCAAGAGTTAACATGCAAAGGATTTAAGCTCAAGGGATTATGACCCTTGGACATCAAGTTAGCACACCCCTCTAGGCagacaccccccacacacacaccaacaggGGACACCCCATCAATTAGAGTTGTGTTCTTACCTGCACAAGTATAAGAAGCGAGGGTCCATGTCAGAGCGCTCACAGCTCCTGAGTCCCTGCTCTTCCACAGGTACTGGAGCTGTGCAAACTTACTGGCTGCACTGATGAAAGTGCATAAATTCTGTTTGAAGATAAAACAGGAGGAAGGACTCCCTTAGTTTCAAATGCAGAAGAGCACCAGATACTGAAAGCCCCTTTGAGGGGAGAAGGGGGGTTATGCTTTTCGGgattccccaatcagggattgaacctggaccaccagagtcctagccactggaccaccagagtcctagccactggaccaccagggagttccctgaaAGCACTTTTGAAATCAAGCTTTCATGTCAAGTAATAACCAACTTGCACAAGGACAAAAGCCAAGTTTCATGATAAAGAATggaggcagcagcagcattcttaggTCTAACCCACCAACCCCTTCAGGTGAGTAACCAATGTGCAGCAGCAGGTAGGATGTAACCGAGGGTAAAAATCTGCAACGGCCACAAAGGCTTATCTGTCCCCACCTCCAATAATAAGTTGATGTATAGATAGTACAGTAGAGAGTGGGGGCACCATACTGCTTTGCACTGAGATTTATAAACTCAAAGCAGCAAGCTGGGGCGCATCAGCTCTGAGTTTCCGGCTGTTCTGATGAGCCACGTGGTGAGACTCCAGCCCTGTGCTCCATGACCTCTGCTCCCCAATGAGGTTAAGAGTACAGCACCCTCTACCCTGAGCCAGGCCCAGGCTGCCATGGTAATGTCACAAGGCTGAGAGCCAAGTCCACTTTCCAACAAGATGCTGGAGGTAGAATGGGTCGAAATCCAGGAGTTCGGGTGTGGCCAGCAGTGACCACCAATTAGTTCTGCTCCTTTTCCCATGAGGTAGAAAAGTTCATGTCAACCACCATTTGATTTTTGGTCaaatgcttcctgacctgctatCAGAATCCTATTCTTACAGCAAGGAATTTCTGGCCCTTaaccaaggaaggaaaaagaatacaGCACTTAcctttttccaaggaagaaaaaaaagtgtttagggggcaaagttagaaaaataatgagTATGTCATCCATATATAATTACTAACCTGATAAtatggcactagtggcaaagaacccacctgccaatgcaggaaatgtaagagacgtgggttccatccctgggttggcaggaggaaatggcaacccactccggtattcttgcttagagaatccccatggacagaggagcctgacgggctacagtccattgggtcacaaagagtcggacacaactgaagtgacctagcacccAACCTGAAACTCTTCACTTCATGCTCAGTTCTTCATTCGACTACTAACTCCACAATCTGGTTCTCGAGGGCTCCCCCCACcaaatgaagtaaaaatattgTGCCATACATTTAAGTgagaataatgtatttttaatatttggataGCACTGGGCTTTCATCCCAGCATGCTTTGGTACAGCTGCAAAGCACAGGGGTGCTTTCGAGACAGCGGGTTGAACATTGGATCTATAAAACTGTTTGcagggcaggtgtcacaaggaaaagagggaagacagactgCTGTGAACACACGTTCTTCTCTGGGGCAGTTTACTCACCATGGCCAGATCTAGGATCCACTGCTGCAGAGTGAGGATGAACCAAGCAGACACACAGCTTACCACATGCTAAGGGACATAGCAACGGCTTGTTGGCTGGCAGCTCCACCACCCGCCcgtggaaacaaaccaagaacaCAGAGGTTACACGTCTAAGCCAAGTGTGGACTGGGAACAACTCTGCTAGAACTTGTCAGTTTGGAAAAGACAAAAGTGGTCCAGGTGAACACTTGCTAAGGAGTTCAAAAGCACAGAAGCAGAATTCTGGGAGAAAATTACAAAGAACCCTGTGTTCTTGGACCCATCCTAGGGCTGGGAACGTTCCAGATGATCTCAACTGCCCGTTTTATTCTTGACCATGTAGACCTCTCCAACATAATGTCAACAGTTAACGCACCTTTGATGTAAGATGTAAcacagtatatttttattattttaaaacatgaaattgtGGGATCAGAAGCCTCCAGGGTCTAGCCATATCAGTCTGATTAAAAGCCAAAATAATCACAGCagtctagaaagtgaaagtcgctccgtcatgtctgactctttgtgaccccatggacagtccatggaattctccaggccagaatactggagtgagtagccttttccttctccagctgagccaccagggaagcccaagaatactggagtgggtagccattcccttctccagtggatcttcccgaccgaggaatcaaactgggatctcttgcattgcaggcggattctttaccaactgaactatcagggaaggaTCCTCATTTGCTATCATCTCTTCCAGAATCATTCCATTCCAGACACAACAGTATTGCTATTCCTTGAATATTTTCAAGCATACTTTATCTGAGCCCTCATATACTTAACTGTTTATCCTCTTCTTAGGAAACTTTTTCACCTGATATCTTTATGGCTTGTTGGCTCACTTCCTTCAAGTGTTTACTCGTATATTACCTTTTCAATAAGTAGCTCCTTGTCCACCCCATGTAAAACTGAGTTACCTCCTGTCTATTACCTGtcagtgctttatttttctctgtaactCATACCATGCAACATTCAATATATTTAGCTTATTAAATATGGTTTTCTTTCCCACATAACTTTTGTGAGCACAAAAAGACTGTGCGTAGAACAAGACTGGCTCATAATGCATGTTCAAGGATCGACTAAAAAACTAGTTAAACACTTAGGATGCCTGATACAGGAGACGTCTTCTGCAAAATTGTTGTCACGTGAAACTGTTTATTGGTTTCCTCTTTCCTGCTAACTCCAGTGTAGAAATGACACAGTTGGGTAGAGCAATGCTAGGAGACAGGAGAAATGATACCTGAGTGCCATCAAGCTCAGTGATGCTGCTGCAGGAAGACAGCCCGGCTagagaagcagaaataaacacagaagttGGTGGCCAGGCCAGGGCGAGGACGGCCAGGAGCCTCTGCCGTGACCACAGGCAAGTCATTTTGCTTCTCTCAGCCTTGGTttgcttatctgcaaaatgggacttAATATTCCTTTACCCCATTCATCTCCTCACTGCTTTGTGGCATACTGTAGGGACTCAAGAGGCTGCCAGGATTACAATTAATAACATTATTTAAATGAAGAGCTTTGAAACAATCTCTGTGCTCAGGTCAGTGGAACGAAATACAAGTCGATACCAGAAAAGGCAACCTGAATCTAGGAGGaggaattttgtttttcaaacactctctaatttgaattttaaactaCTGTTGCCCAATTCTGTACCATTGCACCTCATTCCACTCATTCCAGACacacattttataaaacttaagCAGCCGTAGCAGCAACTGAGATCCTAGAGATGACTTATTTGTAGAGTAGccagacagcaaattaaaatacaagaCATCCAGTTAAACTGGAATCTCAGATCAACAACAAGTGATTTTTTAGCATAAGCATGTCCTGCATAGTATATGGGACCTACTATTACTTATAAAAAAAATGCACTATTAACATGGCCACCCTGCTTACTTGCGCTCTGTAAGTCACAACTGGAAGAAGGAGGTTATAAACATATTGCTGATACCTAGAGTtgccatcggagaaggcaatggcaccccactccagtacttttgcctggaaaattccatggacggaggagcctggtaggctgtagtccaaggggtcactagagtcagacatgactgagcaacttcactttcacttttcactttcatgcattggagaaggaaatggcaacccactccagtgttcttgcctggagaatcccagggatgggggagcctggtgggcagccatctatggggttgcacagagtcggacatgactgacgcgacttagcagcaacagcagcagagttgCCATCAGCACCCACATTTTCTAATCTACAGCTCACCATTTGCACAAAGCTgctgcattttatttaaaaagtaaatcccACCATGCTTTTCATCTTTAAAGTACTTTTTCTAAAGCTTTTTTTAATCAGCTAGGGCTGACCTTGAAGCATTGAGGGGCAGTAGAGTCATGCGCTCCCTCTTTTTTTTGCAGAGGAAAACTTAGTCTGGGGGCTTACAACTCGATCCAACAGCGGAGGGTCAGGACTCAGTCCGCACCCAGCTCCCTTCTGCAGACAGGCTTTTAGTACAACAGCCACATGACCCTGCCACCTGCTCAGCTCGCCTTGTACTCCTGGTATTGTCATTCTGGAAACAACCCTAAAAGGTAGGCATTTTGCTGCCTCTTCATAGACAGAACAGCTGCAGCCCGGAGGGCTGGGCTTTATGGTCAGGGCCCAAGGCCATCCAGGCTGCAGGCATGCTGGGGACTCCCACCACTCCACGCCCACCTCCTCACATGCTCTACGCAGACGAGGCTTGGCCATCCCACCCCCCTTTCCTCCACCCTGAAGCTCAGATCATGTCACTGATGTGGCAGTACTGACTGCCATTCAAAAAGGCTCTCAGCCTCTTAAGGAGAGTGAGGTTCAACAAGAGAAAAACGGGAGTTTTGACAAGCAGAATGAAGATGGAAGGCAGGCCCACGTGCACAGAAAATGCTGAGTGACATGAGAGGGGACAGGTCTGTGTGACAACCGGAGTCCGGGGAGACCTGAACCAGCTGTCAGGAGCCCAGACCCACCCACTAATAAGCAGTAAGAAGCCAAGCTGACCAGGTGTGTTAGTGGCATCGTGGTACAGACCAGACATGCCTGTCAAATGGGTACGTTTCGGGGGAAGGAAGAAATGTCTCCTCTTCCCTAAAGAAGACACGTGGATAACGTGGCTGTTAGCAGAGGTGTTCCTGCGGCCCAGCCTTGAGGTCCTAAGTCTACATTCCACCCGGTGGGTCAAGGCACTGTGGGGTACCCTGGTCTCAGAGGGGAGACCCCAGGCACAGACATCTCGGGCATCCCTGGGCTGAGGAGATACACTCGCCCACAAGGAATCTTACCTTGGAGAttgctttttcttaatttaacCAAAAGAATAAATATCTGGTAAAGGATCCTGCTTTAATAGGGCttccatggtaaagaatacacctgccatgtgggagacctgggttccatccctgggttgggaagatcccttggagaagggcatggcaacccactctagcattcttgcctgaagaatcccatggacagaggagcctggcgggctccagtccatggggtcgcaaagagtcagacatgactgaacgatgaagcacagcacagcacagaacccAGCGTAATAACATCCTACTAGCAAAAtgggtggatgtgagagttggactataaagaaagctgagcactgaagaattgatgcttttgaactgtggtgttggagaagactcttgagaatcccttggactgcaaggagatccaaccagtccattctgaaggagatcagtcctgaatattcatcggaaggactgatgctgaagctccaatcctttggccacctgatgcgaagagctgactcatttgaaaagaccctgatgctgggaaagattgagggcaggaggagaaggggacaacagaggatgagctggttggatggcatcactgactaaacagacatgagtttgagcaaactctgggagttggtgatggacagggaggcctggtgtgctacagtccatagagttgcaaagagtcggacaccactgagctacttaaccatctgagctacgagggaagcccttgttcTGTACCTCCTGCTGAACTGA is a genomic window containing:
- the PQLC3 gene encoding PQ-loop repeat-containing protein 3, whose translation is METLLWLCNWSTLVVCAALKLPQISAVLGARSSRGISLPSLLLELAGFLVFLRYQCYYEYPLLTYLEFPILIAQDLILLLCVFHFNGDVRRAVPYIIICVSAWFILTLQQWILDLAMNLCTFISAASKFAQLQYLWKSRDSGAVSALTWTLASYTCAARIMTTLMTTNDLTILTRFVIMLALNIWVTATILHYRKTNIKSE